Genomic DNA from Gemmatimonadota bacterium:
ATCGTCGTCACAACCATCGGGCGCGCGTAGTGGTACTCCGTCTCGGTGGTCATGCTGTTTCAGGTCTGCCGCCTGGCCTGTTCGAGCCAGCGCCGTCGGGTCTCGCGGCGCAGCTCACCTGCGCGGGCGCGCCGCCGATCATCGTCCGTTTCCAGCTCGAGGCGGGGGACGGGGACCGGCCGATGCTGCTCGTCGATGGCTACGAAGGTGAGGTAGCAGGTGTTGGTATGCCGCCGCTCGCCGGTGAGCGGGTTCTCGGCCTCGACCACCACCTCGACCTCCATCGAGGTTCGGCCCACATAGTCGACGTGCGCGCAGCAGGTGACCAGCTCGCCACTGTAGATAGGCTGGCGGAAGTCTACTCGCTCGATGGAAGCCGTGACCACGGGACGGCGGG
This window encodes:
- a CDS encoding acyl-CoA thioesterase, translating into MPEPPETTAQPAAHTPRASEAVISELMMPNQVNPLGHVFGGVVLSMIDRAAAVAAMRHSRRPVVTASIERVDFRQPIYSGELVTCCAHVDYVGRTSMEVEVVVEAENPLTGERRHTNTCYLTFVAIDEQHRPVPVPRLELETDDDRRRARAGELRRETRRRWLEQARRQT